The Alteromonas stellipolaris genome includes a region encoding these proteins:
- a CDS encoding saccharopine dehydrogenase family protein, whose amino-acid sequence MSDQREFDVVIFGATGFTGKLVAEYFQNQYGRDSSVKWAVAGRNEAKLADVKAELGISDAVVSIVADGDDDAALDALTKRTSVVLTTVGPYQIYGEKLLSACVDNGTGYTDLCGEPAWMHQMINKYEAKAKETGANIVFSCGFDSVPFDLGVHFLQEHAKKQTGAAIEYVKGRVRKMQGTFSGGTAASLKATMVAAHKDKSIMSALINPFSLADANQSHPQPDGTKPYFDESLGSWAAPFIMAAINTKNVHRSNYLANFAYGKTFQYDEMMLTGPGEKGEAMANHVAQDKSLGGEGGPKPGEGPSKEERENGFYDVMFIGEATNGDTLAVSVTGDKDPGYGSTSKMISESALCLCKDVSLSGGFFTPASALGDKLISRLTEKAGLTFNIEK is encoded by the coding sequence ATGAGCGATCAACGGGAATTTGATGTTGTAATTTTTGGTGCCACAGGCTTCACAGGTAAATTGGTAGCTGAGTATTTTCAAAATCAATATGGTAGAGACAGCAGCGTAAAATGGGCTGTTGCCGGGCGCAACGAAGCTAAGCTCGCCGATGTTAAAGCCGAGTTAGGCATTAGCGATGCGGTAGTAAGTATTGTTGCAGATGGTGATGACGACGCGGCACTAGATGCGCTGACTAAGCGTACTTCAGTGGTATTAACCACTGTAGGGCCTTATCAAATTTACGGTGAAAAACTACTTTCAGCCTGCGTTGACAATGGCACGGGCTACACCGATTTATGTGGTGAGCCTGCGTGGATGCACCAGATGATCAACAAGTATGAGGCAAAAGCAAAAGAGACTGGTGCTAATATTGTGTTCTCGTGCGGTTTCGACTCTGTACCTTTCGATTTGGGTGTTCACTTTTTACAAGAACACGCTAAAAAGCAAACCGGTGCAGCGATTGAATATGTAAAAGGCCGTGTAAGAAAAATGCAGGGTACGTTTTCTGGCGGTACAGCAGCCAGCTTAAAAGCGACAATGGTAGCGGCACATAAAGACAAATCAATTATGTCTGCGCTTATTAATCCGTTCTCACTTGCCGATGCTAACCAAAGTCACCCACAACCAGATGGCACCAAGCCATACTTCGACGAGTCTTTAGGCTCTTGGGCTGCGCCATTTATTATGGCTGCTATTAATACCAAGAACGTACACCGTTCTAACTACTTGGCAAACTTCGCCTACGGCAAAACCTTTCAGTATGATGAAATGATGCTTACTGGCCCGGGCGAGAAAGGCGAGGCAATGGCGAACCATGTTGCCCAAGATAAGTCATTAGGTGGAGAGGGTGGCCCTAAGCCTGGTGAAGGCCCAAGTAAAGAAGAACGGGAAAATGGCTTTTACGATGTTATGTTTATTGGTGAGGCAACTAATGGCGATACCCTTGCAGTATCGGTAACCGGTGATAAAGATCCAGGTTATGGCTCAACCAGTAAAATGATTTCAGAATCTGCACTTTGCCTCTGTAAAGATGTGTCACTTTCTGGCGGTTTCTTTACACCTGCATCTGCATTGGGCGATAAGTTAATTTCTCGCCTCACTGAAAAAGCAGGGCTTACGTTTAACATCGAGAAGTAA
- a CDS encoding peroxidase family protein: MKKLAFLAVTLSSLYGCGSDNNDDEQTTNATLTFPDVDTISDANNDANSDGNDGIDNDENTDNNRNNTDNNQRGRSAQGIDEDVDQQRRNSRDREGRDDFVFNTQGGREIRSYDGSSNNQDNPDWGATFSHLQRIAPAFYTDGVSEMAGSAQKSAREISNLLVMQAEGESIPNTYNTSDYLWQWGQFIDHDISLTDGSTLEAEHIIVPSGDVFFDPSGTGSVTISFNRAIYDPDTGTSTNNVREQENEITSWIDGSMIYGSDTERNEELREGDQSPFLATSDNNLLPRNPNGLPNANGFVSDPSMLFLGGDVRVNEQAILTAMHTVWVREHNRIAAILQAQQPQADVEDIYEQTRRLVIAKLQIITYDEYLPALLGENTMPDYQGYDDDVNPTTYNEFSTAAYRLGHSEVSNNILRLDADNNPIDEGSLALRDAFFTGIGLYVEEDDIDSVLRGLAKQRHQAIDIKVVNGLRNFLFGRPGSGGFDLISLNIQRGRDHGLASYNDVREAMGFERAEFFSDITSNTTLQTALSNAYNSVDDVELWIGGLSEDPQTETGSQLGELFTAINVKQFDELREGDRFWYQRYLSNDELELVEGTTLAEVIRANTNIGNELQSEVFYVE, translated from the coding sequence ATGAAAAAATTAGCGTTTTTAGCAGTTACGTTAAGCAGCTTATATGGCTGCGGTTCAGACAACAATGACGATGAGCAAACCACGAACGCCACATTAACATTCCCTGATGTTGATACCATTTCTGATGCAAATAATGATGCAAACAGCGATGGAAATGACGGCATCGATAACGATGAAAATACGGACAACAACAGAAACAATACAGATAACAACCAAAGAGGCAGATCTGCTCAGGGAATTGACGAAGATGTAGACCAACAACGTCGCAACAGTCGTGATAGAGAAGGTAGAGACGACTTTGTCTTCAATACTCAAGGGGGTAGAGAAATACGCTCCTATGATGGCAGTAGTAACAATCAAGATAACCCTGATTGGGGTGCTACCTTTAGTCACCTGCAACGTATAGCACCAGCTTTTTACACCGATGGCGTGTCAGAAATGGCAGGTTCAGCACAAAAAAGTGCTAGGGAAATCAGTAACTTGCTAGTGATGCAGGCTGAAGGTGAGAGTATACCCAATACGTATAACACCAGTGATTACTTATGGCAGTGGGGGCAGTTTATCGACCACGATATAAGCCTTACAGACGGAAGTACCTTAGAAGCGGAACACATCATTGTGCCGTCAGGCGATGTGTTTTTCGACCCTAGCGGTACAGGTAGTGTCACTATTTCATTTAATCGTGCAATTTATGACCCTGACACAGGTACCAGTACGAATAACGTTCGTGAACAGGAAAATGAAATTACGAGCTGGATTGATGGCTCGATGATTTATGGTTCTGATACCGAACGTAATGAGGAGTTGCGTGAAGGGGATCAGTCGCCCTTCTTAGCCACTTCTGACAATAACTTATTGCCACGAAACCCTAACGGGTTACCTAATGCAAATGGCTTTGTATCCGACCCAAGTATGTTATTTCTAGGTGGAGACGTTCGAGTAAACGAACAAGCCATACTTACCGCTATGCATACCGTATGGGTAAGAGAGCACAACCGCATTGCGGCTATATTACAAGCTCAACAGCCACAAGCAGATGTTGAAGATATATACGAGCAAACTAGGCGTCTTGTTATTGCCAAATTGCAGATAATTACCTATGACGAGTACCTACCTGCTTTGTTGGGCGAAAACACAATGCCTGACTATCAAGGCTATGATGATGACGTAAATCCTACTACGTACAATGAGTTTTCAACCGCAGCCTATCGGCTTGGTCATAGCGAAGTCAGCAACAATATACTTCGCTTAGATGCCGACAATAATCCAATAGATGAAGGCAGCTTGGCGCTTCGTGACGCCTTTTTTACAGGAATAGGACTGTACGTTGAAGAAGATGATATTGACTCAGTGCTTCGTGGCTTGGCGAAACAACGTCATCAAGCTATCGATATTAAAGTGGTAAATGGACTACGTAACTTTCTCTTTGGCCGACCTGGCAGCGGCGGTTTTGATCTTATCTCTTTGAATATTCAGCGGGGACGCGATCATGGGCTAGCATCCTATAATGATGTTCGCGAAGCCATGGGCTTTGAGCGTGCTGAATTTTTCAGTGATATTACTTCAAACACCACACTGCAAACGGCATTGTCCAACGCCTACAATTCAGTTGATGATGTAGAGCTATGGATAGGCGGGTTATCTGAAGACCCTCAAACTGAAACGGGTTCTCAGTTAGGTGAGTTATTTACTGCTATCAATGTTAAGCAGTTCGACGAACTACGCGAAGGCGACCGTTTTTGGTATCAAAGATACTTGTCCAATGACGAGCTCGAATTGGTAGAAGGCACCACACTAGCTGAGGTGATTCGAGCGAATACCAACATTGGTAACGAACTACAATCCGAGGTTTTCTATGTAGAGTAA
- a CDS encoding DUF7218 family protein — MAKQHAAQIKNDDTYEALRDKGYSKEKSARIANAQANDAQSPSKKGGESKKYEERTKQELYDKAKEVGISGRSTMSKDELIDALRHH; from the coding sequence ATGGCCAAGCAACACGCTGCACAGATCAAGAACGACGACACGTATGAAGCACTTCGGGATAAAGGCTACAGCAAAGAAAAATCAGCCAGAATTGCCAACGCGCAAGCCAACGATGCGCAATCGCCCTCGAAAAAAGGCGGTGAAAGTAAAAAGTATGAAGAACGTACGAAGCAAGAACTGTACGACAAAGCAAAAGAAGTCGGTATTTCGGGTCGCTCGACCATGAGCAAAGATGAACTAATTGATGCGTTACGACATCATTAA
- a CDS encoding pyridoxal phosphate-dependent aminotransferase gives MKQELKNNPSVNSSRRKWLKSVGLGAGAVALTACVDSSVKELSAAGMKTDHFPTATPNVSDGLVRLSSNENAFGPSAKAVDAMQGELFNLARYSDATVDVLKSKIAAQEGVSEDQIIVTNGSSPILFGYADWITKNGNKLVTSMATYEGVPRGAEFMGADVTYVPLDADMNFDLDAIEAAVTEDTTAVYICNPNNPTGTVVDAAKLTAFAKRVSKKAQVFIDEAYIEMSDAYPANVQSKLVAEGHDVVICRTFSKIHAMAGQRLGYAILPAEQAKKMGGMLRMGGVNYLALVAGMASMADHANLNTMRTRVKVEREKLTAAAESLGQAYAKNPQGNFIYMDTGMPHDEFAKLMKAQGIKVVGRTWPGYDTWSRISVGIPEETDACVKALKTVLA, from the coding sequence ATGAAACAAGAATTAAAAAACAACCCATCAGTTAACTCATCACGTCGTAAATGGTTAAAGTCAGTTGGTTTAGGTGCTGGCGCAGTTGCGCTAACAGCATGTGTAGACTCTAGCGTTAAAGAACTTAGCGCAGCAGGTATGAAAACGGATCATTTTCCTACTGCTACACCTAATGTGAGTGACGGCCTTGTTCGTTTATCATCTAATGAAAACGCCTTTGGCCCTTCAGCTAAAGCAGTAGATGCCATGCAAGGTGAATTATTCAACTTAGCACGCTACTCAGATGCAACGGTGGATGTACTTAAAAGCAAAATTGCAGCACAAGAAGGGGTATCTGAAGATCAAATTATTGTTACCAATGGATCTTCTCCCATCTTATTTGGCTACGCCGATTGGATTACAAAAAACGGTAATAAACTGGTAACTTCAATGGCTACTTACGAGGGTGTACCTCGTGGCGCTGAATTCATGGGCGCTGATGTGACTTACGTTCCTCTAGATGCAGATATGAATTTCGATTTAGACGCGATTGAAGCTGCTGTCACTGAAGACACTACAGCCGTGTATATCTGTAACCCTAATAACCCAACGGGCACAGTGGTAGATGCTGCTAAGCTTACCGCGTTTGCAAAGCGCGTATCTAAAAAGGCGCAGGTATTTATCGATGAAGCTTACATTGAAATGTCAGATGCTTATCCTGCTAACGTACAATCAAAGTTAGTGGCAGAAGGGCATGATGTCGTTATCTGCCGTACTTTCTCTAAAATTCACGCCATGGCAGGCCAGCGTTTAGGTTATGCCATTTTACCAGCTGAACAAGCTAAGAAGATGGGCGGCATGTTGCGCATGGGTGGTGTGAATTACCTAGCATTAGTTGCGGGTATGGCTAGCATGGCAGATCATGCAAACCTAAATACCATGCGCACGCGGGTAAAGGTTGAACGCGAGAAGCTAACGGCTGCAGCTGAATCACTTGGGCAGGCTTATGCAAAAAACCCGCAAGGCAACTTCATCTACATGGATACCGGTATGCCACATGACGAGTTTGCAAAGTTAATGAAAGCGCAAGGTATTAAAGTTGTTGGCCGCACATGGCCTGGTTACGACACATGGTCGCGAATTAGTGTAGGTATTCCTGAGGAAACTGACGCTTGCGTAAAAGCATTAAAAACAGTCTTAGCATAA
- the recD gene encoding exodeoxyribonuclease V subunit alpha, with amino-acid sequence MINSDEYLEQLFGIEAIDRFVALEFAHCERLTDAEQVIWLHLLVALSFMQRSGHSCLLLTEIAGSRLFVEPQSDAESEPDLDPSTVIESQAEPAPTESSTETSSRKLGYAFPGLTEMISVIKNALGSEKDDKSNKLFPLFVYQSGKLYSRRYYNFEQEIAASIANRTHVTALSEDGLSRVKALWPTMFPTNTTDEQDWQQVAVAKSLVQQFSVINGGPGTGKTYTVLRLLLALQACNQNERIVLAAPTGKAQQRMTESIVSNLETLRGKVDDNLLNSVPTDAVTLHRLLGLREHTIATRYNQQSPLMLDVLIVDEASMVDLALMARIIRALPPHARLYFIGDADQLPAVELGNVLEQLVHDSDEEEFVASGIHTNSHSLGAVTSELRQHIASLCPHLPLLPVNENAKTWVHTLQAPQRFKGQVAEVATAIQAGKSKQALDAMHSEALTDKMPAVKSRDTGEKSHWLQDGVFIQPESRFTTSVLRKLAQESYEPVFKAQSAKEALSLLNRVRWLTPVRKGDMGVEGLNALVFDAIKHNIKRREGFFYQGQPIMIVKNNHPQRLSNGEVGIIWPDLSGKLLAWFETQDGDLRSISLSRVPAFETVFAMTIHKSQGSEFKYVVLILPRPENEKAAGLFHRGLVYTGLTRAKDGCLVIANTTTFSAMVERRDKRFSGLSEAIKMCVLEDE; translated from the coding sequence ATGATAAATAGTGACGAGTATTTAGAACAACTTTTCGGTATTGAAGCAATTGATCGTTTTGTAGCTCTGGAGTTTGCCCATTGCGAAAGACTTACCGACGCTGAGCAGGTCATCTGGTTACATTTGCTGGTGGCATTGTCTTTTATGCAGCGCAGCGGCCACAGTTGCTTGTTACTGACTGAAATCGCAGGAAGTCGGTTGTTTGTTGAGCCCCAAAGCGACGCAGAAAGCGAGCCCGATCTTGATCCCAGCACTGTTATTGAGTCACAAGCAGAACCTGCTCCTACAGAATCAAGTACAGAGACATCATCTCGCAAGTTAGGCTACGCATTTCCAGGTCTTACCGAAATGATCAGTGTGATTAAAAACGCACTAGGCAGTGAAAAGGATGACAAGAGTAACAAGTTATTTCCGCTATTTGTCTATCAATCAGGCAAGTTGTACAGCCGCCGCTACTATAATTTTGAGCAAGAAATTGCCGCCAGTATTGCTAATCGAACGCATGTGACAGCGCTAAGCGAAGACGGGCTATCACGGGTTAAAGCGCTATGGCCAACCATGTTTCCAACTAACACCACCGATGAGCAAGACTGGCAACAAGTCGCGGTGGCGAAAAGTTTAGTGCAACAATTTAGCGTAATTAACGGTGGCCCAGGCACAGGGAAAACCTACACCGTACTCAGGCTGCTATTAGCGCTTCAGGCGTGTAACCAGAACGAGCGGATCGTATTAGCAGCCCCAACGGGTAAAGCGCAGCAGCGCATGACCGAATCTATCGTGAGTAATTTGGAAACCTTAAGGGGTAAAGTTGATGACAACCTGTTAAACAGCGTACCTACCGATGCGGTTACGCTTCATAGGTTGTTAGGACTACGGGAACACACCATCGCCACGCGTTACAATCAGCAAAGCCCGCTCATGCTTGATGTGCTTATTGTGGATGAAGCGTCCATGGTCGACTTGGCGCTAATGGCTAGAATTATTCGCGCTTTACCGCCTCATGCACGTTTGTATTTCATTGGTGATGCCGATCAGCTGCCTGCGGTAGAGCTAGGTAACGTGCTTGAACAACTTGTACACGATAGCGACGAAGAAGAGTTTGTCGCATCGGGTATACATACCAATAGCCATAGCCTAGGCGCAGTCACTAGCGAGCTACGCCAGCATATTGCTTCCCTGTGCCCACATCTGCCCTTGCTGCCTGTGAACGAGAATGCTAAAACCTGGGTGCATACCCTGCAAGCGCCTCAGCGATTTAAAGGGCAGGTGGCTGAAGTTGCTACCGCTATTCAGGCAGGAAAAAGCAAGCAGGCGCTTGATGCTATGCATTCAGAGGCTCTTACAGACAAAATGCCGGCGGTTAAATCTAGAGATACAGGCGAGAAAAGCCACTGGCTACAAGACGGTGTATTTATTCAACCTGAAAGCCGGTTTACAACTAGCGTGTTGAGAAAGTTAGCACAAGAAAGCTATGAACCTGTGTTTAAAGCGCAGAGCGCCAAAGAAGCGTTGAGTCTGCTCAATCGCGTGCGATGGTTGACTCCAGTTCGAAAGGGCGACATGGGTGTGGAAGGGTTGAATGCGTTGGTGTTTGACGCGATAAAACACAATATCAAACGCCGCGAAGGTTTTTTCTACCAAGGCCAACCCATTATGATTGTGAAAAACAATCATCCACAACGCTTATCGAACGGTGAGGTGGGTATTATCTGGCCTGATCTCAGCGGCAAGCTATTGGCTTGGTTTGAAACGCAAGACGGCGACCTACGTTCAATTTCGTTATCTCGGGTTCCTGCGTTTGAGACAGTATTTGCAATGACAATACATAAATCGCAGGGTTCAGAGTTTAAATACGTGGTGTTAATACTGCCTAGGCCTGAAAACGAAAAAGCTGCTGGATTGTTTCATCGAGGGTTGGTCTACACCGGCCTAACGCGGGCTAAAGATGGGTGTTTGGTTATTGCGAACACCACAACATTTAGCGCTATGGTAGAGCGGCGAGATAAGCGTTTTTCAGGTTTGTCAGAGGCAATTAAAATGTGTGTGTTAGAAGATGAATAA